A single window of Xiphophorus hellerii strain 12219 chromosome 12, Xiphophorus_hellerii-4.1, whole genome shotgun sequence DNA harbors:
- the LOC116729853 gene encoding membrane-associated phosphatidylinositol transfer protein 2 isoform X5, which produces MLIKEYRIPMPLSVEEYRIAQLYMIQKKSREESCGEGSGVEILENKPYTDGPGGVGQYTHKVYHIGMHIPGWFRSILPKAALRVEEESWNAYPYTRTRYTCPFVEKFSIDIETYYKPDTGNQADVFNLSAADKRQTTIDVIDIVTDPIPPHEYISEEDPKLYKSAKTQRGPLQDDWIEEYNNNPGKTPIMCAYKLCKVEFRYWGMQSKIERFIHDVGLRKVMVHAHRQAWCWQDEWYGLTMDDIRQLELETQLALARKMAKFLHGEELTESYGTTVSPDKEQEAKEAISSIEAEETATRSVETLQPRGVLTKQWSTSSRSSRSSKRGVSPSRHSISEWRMQSIARDSDDSSDEEFFDAHEDLSDGEEVFPKEIAKWNSNDFMDKIETVDTEESPENFKEMSVDYDRASSEDRLDEMRDSLSGHADSSPIPTITVTRHQSESSPQQSLQASKIHVLILVLHGGNILDTGGGDQNSKQADVNTISTAFDTVMRVHYPAALGRIAIRLVPCPAICAEAFSLVSNLSPYSYDEGYLSSSQDHIPLAALPLLATSSPQYQDALATVIVRANQVYSEFIKSQDGATFSGQVCLIGDCVGGILGFDALCNSTPTVNESQNSSRRGSVISVQDQDLLSPGIIINSGHGSSSPTLESSRHLSRSNIDIPRVTSSDDTKRQLPRKRSDSSTYELDTIKQHQAFLSSLHSSVLKSDAASRRSSSSTMLDGSSLGKFDFEVSDFFLFGSPLGLVLALRKTVIPMLDVAQLRPACQQVYNLFHPADPSASRLEPLLERKFHLLPPFSVPRYQRFPLGDGNSALLVAARWWGTKRLDFALYCPDALTAFPTVALPHLFHASYWESTDVVSFLLRQVMRHENSSILELDGKEVSEFTPSKPREKWLRKRTHVKIRNVTANHRVNDAVFPEDSQQVITGRFMYGPLDMVTLAGEKVDLHIMTQPPSGEWVFFSTQVTQSSGRVSFNIPEEKRLGIGVYPVKMVVRGDHTFADSYLTVVPRGTEFVVFSIDGSFAASVSIMGSDPKVRAGAVDVVRHWQDLGYLIIYVTGRPDMQKQRVVAWLSQHNFPHGIVSFCDGLVHDPLRHKANFLKTLTESNMKIFAGYGSTKDISVYTSIGIPPSQIYIVGRPSKKMQNQCQFITEGYAAHLSQLEYNHRSRPAKSSSARMVLRKGSFGLGANSDFLRKRNHLLRTISSQPAPSSPTGNFHNRPERTQSQSDSERLERERLERTHSHGPGASQRSMSITASCWGRSGSTKLEPFPFNPK; this is translated from the exons ATGCTCATTAAGGAGTATCGCATCCCCATGCCCCTGAGTGTGGAGGAGTACCGCATTGCCCAGCTCTACATGATCCAG AAAAAGAGCAGAGAAGAGAGCTGCGGTGAAGGAAGTGGGGTGGAGATCCTTGAGAATAAGCCCTACACAGATGGACCAGGTGGGGTGGGTCAGTACACCCATAAGGTCTACCACATAGGCATGCACATTCCTGGCTGGTTCCGCTCCATCCTGCCCAAAGCTGCTCTGAGGGTTGAAGAGGAGTCCTGGAATGCCTACCCTTACACCCGAACAAG ATACACCTGTCCGTTTGTTGAGAAGTTCTCCATCGACATTGAGACTTACTATAAGCCTGACACAGGCAACCAAGCTGATGTCTTTAACTTATCTGCAGCAGACAAGAGGCAAACAACTATTG ACGTAATCGACATAGTGACAGATCCCATCCCTCCACATGAGTACATTTCAGAGGAGGACCCGAAGCTTTACAAGTCAGCCAAGACCCAGAGGGGGCCCCTGCAGGATGACTGGATAGAGGAGTACAACAACAACCCAGGGAAGACTCCCATCATGTGTGCCTATAAACTTTGCAAAGTGGAGTTTCGCTACTGGGGCATGCAGTCCAAGATTGAACGCTTCATTCATGATGTTG GGCTCAGAAAGGTTATGGTGCATGCCCACCGGCAGGCCTGGTGCTGGCAGGATGAGTGGTATGGCCTAACCATGGACGACATCAGGCAGTTGGAGCTGGAAACCCAATTGGCCCTGGCCAGGAAGATGGCCAAGTTCCTCCATGGCGAGGAGCTCACCGAATCCTACGGAACCACAGTGTCTCCAGACAAAGAGCAGGAGGCCAAAGAGGCAATCAGCTCTATCGAGGCAGAGGAAACGGCCACCAGATCAGTAGAGACTCTGCAGCCACGAGGCGTCCTCACCAAGCAGTGGTCCACCTCATCCAGATCCTCCCGCTCATCTAAGAGAGGAG TGAGTCCGTCACGTCACAGCATCTCAGAGTGGAGGATGCAGAGCATAGCGCGCGATTCAGACGACAGCTCGGACGAGGAATTCTTTGATGCCCAtg AGGATCTCTCGGATGGTGAGGAGGTTTTCCCAAAAGAAATTGCCAAGTGGAACTCCAACGACTTCATGGACAAGATTGAAACTGTGGACACGGAGGAAAGTCCTG AGAACTTTAAGGAAATGAGCGTCGATTATGACAGAGCTTCGAGTGAGGACAGACTGGATGAG ATGCGTGACTCTCTTAGCGGCCACGCCGATAGCTCTCCTATCCCCACCATCACGGTAACGAGGCACCAGTCA GAGAGTTCGCCTCAGCAGAGTCTGCAGGCTTCCAAGATCCACGTCTTGATACTGGTTCTGCACGGAGGGAACATCCTGGACACGGGCGGAGGGGACCAGAACAGCAAGCAGGCCGACGTCAACACCATCAGCACAGCGTTTGACACAGTCATGCGTGTTCACTACCCCGCTGCGCTCGGCCGCATCGCCATCCGCTTGGTGCCCTGCCCCGCCATCTGTGCCGAGGCCTTCTCTCTGGTGTCTAA CCTGAGCCCTTACAGCTATGATGAGGGATATCTGTCCAGCAGCCAGGACCACATCCCGCTCGCAGCTCTACCTCTGCTGGCCACCTCGTCTCCACAGTACCAGGACGCCTTGGCCACTGTCATTGTTCGCGCCAACCAGGTGTATTCTGAGTTTATTAAGTCTCAGGATGGAGCGACCTTCTCTGGCCAG GTTTGCCTCATTGGGGACTGTGTGGGAGGAATCCTGGGGTTTGATGCTCTCTGTAACAGCACCCCCACGGTAAATGAAAGCCAGAACAGCAGCCGCAGAGGCAGCGTCATCAGCGTGCAG GACCAGGACCTTCTCTCTCCCGGCATCATCATCAACAGCGGACATGGGTCATCATCCCCAACACTGGAGAGCAGCCGCCACCTGAGTCGCAGTAACATTGATATTCCTCGTGTCACTTCAAGCGATGACACCAAGAGGCAGCTGCCCCGTAAGAGAAGCGACTCGTCCACCTACGAACTGGACACAATTAAACAACACCAAGCTTTTCTGTCCAG cttgcACTCTAGCGTCCTTAAGAGCGACGCAGCGTCCCGCAGGTCGAGCAGCAGCACCATGCTGGACGGAAGCTCCCTGGGGAAGTTTGACTTTGAGGTGTCAGACtttttcctgtttggttctcCGCTGGGCTTGGTGCTGGCCCTGAGGAAGACTGTGATCCCTATGCTGGATG TGGCCCAGCTGAGGCCGGCCTGTCAGCAGGTCTATAACTTGTTCCACCCAGCTGATCCCTCTGCCTCCCGCCTGGAGCCTCTGCTGGAGCGGAAATTTCACCTCCTCCCTCCTTTTAGCGTTCCCCGTTACCAACGCTTCCCCCTTGGAGACGGAAACTCGGCCTTGCTGG TTGCAGCACGCTGGTGGGGCACAAAGCGCCTGGACTTTGCTCTGTACTGCCCCGATGCTCTGACTGCCTTTCCCACAGTGGCTTTGCCGCACCTCTTCCACGCTTCTTACTGGGAATCCACAGATGTTGTGTCTTTCCTCCTGAGGCAG GTCATGAGGCATGAAAACTCCAGCATTCTGGAGCTGGATGGGAAGGAAGTGTCGGAGTTTACCCCCTCTAAGCCTCGGGAGAAGTGGCTCCGGAAGAGGACTCACGTCAAGATCCGG AACGTGACTGCCAACCATCGAGTGAACGACGCCGTGTTCCCTGAAGACAGCCAGCAGGTCATCACAGGTCGCTTCATGTATGGCCCTCTGGACATGGTGACTCTAGCTGGGGAGAAG GTCGACCTTCACATCATGACCCAGCCTCCGTCAGGAGAGTGGGTGTTCTTCAGCACACAAGTGACCCAAAGCAGCGGCCGCGTGTCGTTTAACATCCCAGAGGAGAAGCGTCTGGGCATCGGAGTCTACCCTGTAAAAATGGTTGTCAG AGGCGACCACACGTTTGCAGACAGCTACCTGACTGTTGTTCCACGTGGCACAGAGTTTGTGGTGTTCAGCATCGACGGGTCGTTCGCCGCCAGTGTCTCAATCATGGGTAGCGATCCAAAGGTCAGGGCAGGAGCTGTGGACGTCGTCAG ACACTGGCAGGATTTAGGTTATTTGATCATCTATGTGACGGGGCGTCCAGACATGCAGAAGCAGCGGGTGGTGGCCTGGCTGTCTCAGCACAACTTCCCACACGGCATCGTCTCCTTCTGCGACGGATTAGTCCACGACCCGCTCAGGCACAAGGCCAACTTCCTCAAAACACTGACAGAG TCTAATATGAAGATCTTTGCTGGATATGGATCAACCAAAGACATCTCTGTCTACACCTCCATCGGCATTCCTCCTTCTCAGATCTACATCGTCGGCAGACCCTCGAAGAAGATGCAGAACCAGTGCCAG TTCATCACAGAGGGGTACGCGGCCCATTTGTCCCAGCTGGAGTACAACCACCGCTCTCGGCCCGCCAAGTCCAGCAGCGCGCGGATGGTCCTGCGTAAGGGAAGCTTCGGCCTGGGCGCCAACAGCGACTTCCTGAGGAAAAGGAACCACCTGCTGCGCACCATCTCCTCCCAGCCGGCCCCCAGCTCCCCGACGGGCAACTTCCACAACAGGCCCGAGCGCACGCAGAGCCAGTCGGACAGCGAGCGGCTGGAGCGGGAGCGGCTGGAGCGGACCCACAGCCACGGCCCGGGGGCGTCGCAGCGCAGCATGAGCATCACGGCGAGCTGCTGGGGCCGCAGCGGCAGCACCAAGCTGGAGCCGTTCCCGTTCAACCCCAAATGA